One genomic segment of Hydrocarboniclastica marina includes these proteins:
- a CDS encoding polysaccharide pyruvyl transferase family protein, whose translation MFSNALRKSKAIGIDFLNIKVLGKLPTFYYNKVNNVGDILNAFLLQQVCGKDTYIVRTRVFRHVLPIGSILHFSSPTSYVWGSGLISPGNPENVQFASILAVRGHLTQAEISKQSGVNLKVPLGDPALLMPRYYTPASSRKTHRIGLIPHYVDQDSEIIRAARDLPGLKIISVQQSHDSFINEIASCEAVFSSSLHGLILSDAYGVPNKWISFSDKIIGGSFKFRDYYSTTAMPDEACAHVENASELTDLLTKAKTLATVKPYHGDLNQLEQVLRNRF comes from the coding sequence ATGTTTTCAAACGCTCTCAGAAAATCAAAAGCCATTGGCATTGACTTCCTCAACATAAAGGTCTTAGGAAAACTACCAACTTTTTATTACAACAAAGTAAATAACGTTGGCGATATTCTTAATGCTTTCTTGCTTCAGCAAGTTTGTGGGAAAGACACTTATATAGTCCGGACCAGAGTTTTCAGGCACGTCTTGCCTATAGGAAGTATCCTGCACTTTTCATCTCCCACCAGCTACGTTTGGGGTAGCGGGCTCATCTCGCCCGGGAATCCAGAAAACGTGCAGTTTGCCAGCATCCTCGCGGTAAGAGGACACCTGACCCAGGCAGAGATCAGCAAGCAGTCAGGCGTTAACCTAAAGGTTCCGTTGGGCGACCCAGCCCTGCTCATGCCACGCTATTACACCCCCGCTTCTAGTAGGAAAACGCACCGCATTGGCCTGATCCCCCATTATGTTGACCAAGATTCGGAAATCATCCGGGCAGCCCGCGACCTGCCTGGTTTAAAGATAATTTCGGTACAGCAGAGCCATGATAGCTTTATCAATGAAATCGCGAGCTGCGAAGCTGTTTTTTCTTCCTCGTTACACGGGCTCATCCTGTCTGATGCTTACGGCGTTCCCAACAAGTGGATTTCCTTTTCCGACAAGATTATCGGCGGTAGCTTCAAATTTAGGGATTATTACTCTACAACAGCTATGCCGGACGAGGCGTGCGCTCATGTAGAGAACGCCTCTGAGTTGACCGACTTGCTTACGAAAGCTAAAACTCTGGCAACAGTGAAGCCGTATCATGGGGACCTGAATCAGTTAGAACAGGTTTTGAGAAATAGATTCTAG
- a CDS encoding glycosyltransferase, translating to MISVVIPTYNGSQTLPSLLDALLELKEPEGGYEIIAVDNASTDETPTILARYCSLLPLTVLSETRKGKSFALNTAFERVGGDFIVFADDDVIPKPDWLCQFLLAAQTYPDVDLFAGQVRHKFETKPPEWLTRLCAEGLSYGGTPISQQEGPIHGRFFKGANFMVSRKVLAAVKFSVDPTFNFGEAEQSSGGEDTDFVLRAIRAGFKARYVANAAVAHIVRKEQVSIRAVADRYFRIGRSNVPLETELETAPTMPMLFGYPRYIYKKVPVELTKVVAFRLSGRNYSSAFLLIHLAMEVGQLYERRRRLKQRA from the coding sequence ATGATCTCTGTAGTGATTCCGACCTACAATGGGTCCCAGACCCTCCCGTCACTTCTCGATGCGCTTCTGGAGTTGAAAGAACCCGAGGGAGGCTACGAGATAATTGCAGTAGATAATGCGAGTACCGATGAAACGCCAACTATACTGGCCAGGTACTGCTCACTGCTACCACTTACAGTGCTGTCGGAAACTAGGAAAGGGAAATCGTTCGCACTAAACACCGCCTTTGAACGGGTCGGCGGCGACTTCATTGTTTTTGCGGACGACGACGTCATCCCGAAGCCTGACTGGCTCTGTCAGTTTCTGCTTGCAGCTCAGACCTACCCGGACGTAGATCTTTTTGCTGGCCAAGTGCGTCATAAGTTCGAAACTAAACCACCCGAGTGGCTGACAAGGCTCTGTGCGGAAGGGCTTTCCTACGGAGGAACACCTATTTCTCAGCAAGAAGGCCCCATCCATGGTCGCTTCTTTAAGGGAGCGAACTTTATGGTCTCGAGAAAAGTACTCGCCGCTGTAAAGTTTTCGGTCGATCCTACATTTAATTTCGGTGAAGCTGAGCAATCCAGCGGCGGCGAAGACACAGATTTTGTCCTTCGAGCTATTCGAGCCGGGTTTAAGGCGCGATATGTGGCCAATGCCGCTGTTGCCCATATTGTCAGGAAGGAGCAGGTGTCTATTCGGGCAGTTGCCGATCGGTATTTCAGAATAGGCCGCTCCAATGTACCTCTTGAAACTGAGTTGGAGACAGCTCCCACTATGCCGATGCTATTTGGCTATCCCCGCTACATCTATAAAAAAGTTCCGGTGGAGCTCACCAAAGTAGTGGCATTTAGACTTTCAGGCAGGAATTATAGCTCTGCTTTTCTTCTCATCCATCTCGCCATGGAGGTCGGCCAGCTCTATGAGCGAAGGAGACGTCTTAAGCAAAGAGCATAG
- a CDS encoding glycosyltransferase has protein sequence MFISVLLATHNRDSILERTLKSMLDLKMHGAEWELIVIDNAGSSVTKAICEKFGQRLPLLYLVETKPGKNNALNRGLNYAKSDLLVFTDDDVIVEQDWLWQLYSAAQRYPDHDLFGGKVEPYFPPGVKLDARIVIDHPVTRVAYAAVDLGQNDQPTSASSIWGPNMMVRRRVFNAGLGFDPNIGPRQSASYIMGSEASLLLPAEKAGFKGMYVSGATVNHQIRPEQMKFEWFRARAQRMGRGKAVNSKEEIAKFKMVFGVPRFLYRKLVKLFLMKSISRVFSSKEQRFDNEMQYYSWLGFYKQYREGIPE, from the coding sequence ATGTTTATATCCGTTCTGCTGGCGACTCACAATCGCGATTCAATATTAGAGCGAACTCTCAAGAGTATGCTAGACCTTAAAATGCACGGGGCTGAGTGGGAACTGATAGTTATCGATAACGCCGGTAGTTCAGTTACGAAAGCTATCTGTGAAAAATTTGGTCAGCGCCTTCCTCTTCTTTATCTTGTCGAGACTAAGCCTGGGAAGAACAATGCGTTAAATCGGGGTCTCAACTACGCCAAGAGCGACCTTCTTGTCTTCACAGATGACGACGTAATCGTAGAGCAGGACTGGCTTTGGCAACTCTACAGCGCAGCCCAAAGATATCCCGATCACGACCTTTTTGGAGGTAAAGTAGAGCCTTATTTTCCCCCTGGCGTTAAGCTTGATGCCCGCATAGTAATAGATCATCCGGTCACTAGAGTTGCATATGCGGCCGTTGACCTGGGTCAAAACGATCAGCCTACAAGCGCTAGCTCTATCTGGGGGCCAAACATGATGGTTCGACGCCGGGTGTTCAATGCCGGTTTGGGATTTGACCCCAACATTGGGCCGAGACAGTCGGCTAGTTATATTATGGGCAGCGAAGCTTCGCTGCTGCTGCCTGCAGAAAAGGCTGGCTTCAAAGGGATGTACGTCTCTGGCGCGACAGTCAATCACCAAATACGGCCTGAGCAAATGAAATTCGAATGGTTTCGGGCGCGTGCGCAGCGAATGGGCCGAGGCAAAGCGGTCAACAGCAAAGAAGAAATTGCTAAATTCAAAATGGTCTTTGGGGTGCCAAGGTTTCTGTATCGTAAGTTAGTGAAACTGTTTCTGATGAAGTCGATAAGCCGTGTCTTTTCTTCGAAGGAACAACGCTTTGACAATGAGATGCAGTATTATTCGTGGCTAGGTTTCTACAAACAGTATCGGGAGGGGATCCCTGAGTAG
- a CDS encoding glycosyltransferase family 2 protein, whose product MSGPLISVIMPAYNAEATLEDSARSVLNQTFDDLELIIVDDGSKDGTADLCQRLEAEDNRVIHLRCQNGGVSRARNAGIDKAKGGHLAFLDADDLYAPSKLEKQLNRLEDSGADIVTTGIRRFVVEHGERKWLGESYPPDLGSAAYQTLLLDMDTTKYVIFNTVLARREVFENGLRYDPSLKTGEDWDIWIRAALNNSFATVNEPLFYYRKHANSATAGYGNWMTLNSHLRILEKNVSETVTGASLRKRREGKYLEFLGHSAYSKNYPEFIKILRKGLFDAHLYKRKRLYEVAKDLILNNIRRG is encoded by the coding sequence GTGAGTGGACCGCTAATTTCAGTCATTATGCCTGCGTACAATGCCGAGGCGACGCTGGAGGACTCAGCCAGATCCGTCCTCAACCAGACCTTCGATGACCTGGAACTGATTATCGTAGACGATGGTTCAAAGGACGGTACGGCAGACTTATGTCAGAGACTGGAGGCTGAGGACAACCGGGTCATTCATCTTCGCTGCCAGAACGGTGGTGTATCTCGGGCGCGAAATGCTGGGATAGACAAGGCGAAAGGTGGGCATCTTGCTTTTCTGGATGCGGACGATCTTTACGCACCAAGCAAGCTTGAGAAACAACTGAATAGACTTGAAGATTCTGGCGCCGACATCGTTACCACCGGAATACGCCGTTTCGTCGTGGAGCATGGTGAGCGTAAGTGGCTGGGGGAGAGCTATCCGCCAGACCTTGGTTCAGCTGCATACCAGACGCTACTTTTGGATATGGACACGACCAAATACGTGATCTTCAATACCGTATTGGCGAGACGCGAGGTATTCGAAAACGGGCTGAGGTACGATCCCTCCCTCAAGACAGGGGAGGACTGGGACATCTGGATTCGGGCTGCCCTGAACAATAGCTTCGCGACAGTCAACGAGCCATTATTTTACTACCGTAAGCACGCCAACAGCGCTACAGCCGGCTACGGCAATTGGATGACCCTCAATTCGCACCTTCGTATACTGGAAAAGAATGTAAGCGAAACCGTAACGGGTGCGTCGTTGAGGAAACGTAGGGAAGGTAAATACCTTGAGTTCTTGGGCCACTCCGCTTATTCAAAGAATTACCCAGAGTTTATAAAGATCTTACGAAAGGGGCTGTTTGATGCCCATCTCTATAAGAGGAAGAGGCTATATGAGGTAGCAAAAGATCTTATACTGAATAATATTCGCCGCGGGTAA